The Solanum lycopersicum chromosome 6, SLM_r2.1 genome has a window encoding:
- the LOC101268877 gene encoding zinc finger protein 10-like, protein MWNPKDDDDSWEVRAFEEDTGNSMGATWPPRFYTCTFCRREFRSAQALGGHMNVHRSDRVRLNQTPSHASNSSTINFPNANSTLLIQNQEFIQNGGLCFLYSMPNYYYNNPNPTTINKSSNVDPSNLLSNISPFLTNNLMSPCTIPSSNFQPHNISSSSFNTSEPSASNSTSNDNNRDKRIEDEIDLELRLGWRSAIPR, encoded by the coding sequence ATGTGGAACCCTAAGGATGACGATGATTCGTGGGAAGTTAGGGCTTTTGAGGAAGATACTGGGAATTCCATGGGTGCAACTTGGCCACCAAGGTTCTATACTTGCACCTTTTGTCGGAGAGAGTTCCGGTCCGCCCAAGCCCTAGGTGGTCACATGAATGTGCACCGTAGTGACCGTGTCAGGCTCAATCAAACACCGTCACATGCTTCAAATAGCTCCACTATTAATTTCCCCAATGCCAATTCTACCCTTCTTATCCAAAATCAAGAATTCATCCAAAATGGTGGACTTTGCTTTCTTTACTCCATgcctaattattattataataacccTAATCCCACAACAATTAATAAATCTAGTAATGTAGATCCCTCAAATCTCCTCTCCAATATCTCACCCTTTTTGACAAACAATTTGATGTCTCCTTGCACTATTCCATCTTCAAATTTCCAGCCCCACAACATCAGCTCTTCATCATTTAACACAAGTGAACCTTCAGCATCTAATAGTACTAGTAACGACAATAATCGCGATAAGAGGATTGAAGATGAGATTGATCTTGAGCTAAGGCTAGGATGGAGATCAGCAATACCAAGATGA